The Erigeron canadensis isolate Cc75 chromosome 1, C_canadensis_v1, whole genome shotgun sequence genome segment AAGAAAGATGGCAAAACCTGAGACAGATCTCCTTGACATTTGGCAGCTTGCCCAGTCACTATCACAGAAATTTGTGAGCTCCAAGGTATTGAGTTTAGGGAAGAAGAGGCCTTGTCCTGGGTTCAATTTGATATATCTCAGTACTCTTGTCAGGGCCTTCATGTGATCAGTTGTTGGAGAATGAGTGAACTGACTCAGTAATTGGGCAGCAAAGGAGAGATCTGGTCTAGTAATTGTAAGATAAATGAGTTTTCCCACAAGGGTTCTATAAAGAGAAGAATCTGCAAGTGGTTCCCCTGAAGTAGCATGCAGTTTGAAGGATGGGTCAATTGGAGTAATTGCAGGCTTGATATCTTGTAATTGAGCATGTTCCAAGAGGTCAAGTGCATATTTCCTCTGTGTCATTGCTAAACCACTGGAGTTTCTCAAAAACTCAATTCCAAGATAGTAATGAAGAGGACCCAAGGTTTTGATACTAAATTGTTGATGCAATTTATCTTTTACAGAGTCTATCAATGACTGAGTAGTACCACAGATAAGGATATCATCAACATACACTAGAAGTGCCAAGAAAGATGTATCTTTGCTGAAAGTGAACAAGGAGGTGTCTGCATAGCTTTGAACAAAACCAAGGGATGACAGAAATGATGTGAGCTTGTTAAACTATTGTCTATTAGCCTGTTTAAGACCATAAAGGGACTTATTTAGCTTGCAAACTGTAGAAAAAGGTAAATCAGTATGATATCCTTTAGGAATGGCCATGTAGACTTCTTCATGAAGATCACCATGTAGGAAGGCATTGTTCACATCTAATTGTTCTATCAACCAATCTTTCTGGATAGCTACTGCAAGTAGGGTTCTAACAGTTACCATCTTGGCAACAGGGACAAAAGTCTCTTTGTAATCTATCCCTTCCCTCTGTGTGAATCCTTGAGctacaagtctggccttgtatCTCTCAATACTGCCATCAGCTCTGTGTTTTATTCTGAATACCCACTTACATCCAATTGGGTGTTGTCCTGGTGGTAAAGTGACAAGAGTCCATGTATTATTCAATTCTAATGCATTAATTTCTTGTGTCATGGCCTCTAACCATTTAGGGTCTTTAGAAGCTTGAAGATAGGTATGTGGTTCAGTATGTGCATTGATGAGATTGATCAGTTTAAGGGATTTATTAGAAAGGTTAGTGTAGTTGAGATAGTTAATGAGAGGATATTTGGTGGAGGCAGAATGGACATTTGATGGTGGTAAAGTATAGGAGTAATCTTTGAGTTTGGTTGATAATTGTCTGGATCTGTTGGACTGTCTAAGAATGGGAGGTGGTGATGGTAATGGAGGAAAAGAACCAGATGGAGAAGTGGGAGGTGTAGGAGGAGAGGAAGAGGTATTGGATGTTGGTGGGGTTGGGGGAAGTTCAGGATGATCAGTAGATTGAGTTGGAGAAGATGCTGTAGAGGATGTTGTGTTAGATTGAGATGAAAGATCTGGTGGTGGGAAGTAAATTGGTGGAAATTGATTGTTGGAAGTAGAGGAAGAAGATGGAGAATTGAGGTGAAAAGGGAAGACTGTCTCATGAAAAATAACATGTCTACTAACAAAAACAGTTTTGGTATCCAAATTGTATAAGGTATATCCTTTTTGTGTGTGTGGATACCCTAAGAGAACACAAGGGATAGACCTAGGTGCCAATTTGTCAGATGTGTGAATTGAAGCAAAACATTGGCAACCAATGATTTTGAGGTGATCAAGAGTAGGAGGGGTTTTGTATACAATTTCATAAGGGGTTTTGAAATTCAGAATGTGGATGGTAGTCTATTGATTAAGTAAGTAGCAGCAAGAACAGATTATCCCCACAAATGAGTGGGAAAGTTTGCCTGAATTTGAATGGATCTGGCTACTTCTAAAAGATGTTTATGTTTTCTCTCAACCCTTGCATTCTGTTGTGGAGTGTAAGGGCAGGATGTTTGATGGATAATTCCATTTGACTGGAGAAAATTTGTTAGATCATGGTTTGTAAATTCTGATCCATTATCAGTTCTTAAGGTTTTAATGGTTTTCTGAAATTGGTTTTTGACATAAAAATGGAAAAGTTTGAGAATGGATGATACATGTTGTTTAGTGGGTATGAGATAAACCCAAGTGGCTctagaaaaatcatcaacaatagtaatgaaatatttacatttattgatTGTAGAATGCCTATAAGGGCCCCATACATCAGCATGAATCAAAGAGAATAATTCAGTAGCATGAGAGTTGCTAACAGGAAAAGATAAATGTTGTTGTTTTGAAAGAGGACATATAGTACAATGATGTAGTTCACTACTTTTGATAAAAGAGGAAAGACAAGGAATTTTCTTGAGCACTTGTGTGGAAGGATGACCAAGCCTTGCATGCCAGAGGTGTGCGTTGCTGGTATTTGTCAGAACATAATTGCAGATAGAGATGGGAGGAGTGTAGATGTACAATCCATGAAGAACTGAACCAAATGGAAGATTTCCATCAGGGCCCTGCACATAGCAGTTGGTATGAGTGAAGATAATTGCAGAATTGGTGGATTTGGTAAGTTTTCTTACAGAGATTAGATTGTAAGTGAAACTGGGAATGTAAAGGACATTATGGAGAATAATATTGGATTGTAGTTTCACAGTTCCCATTTGTGTCACTTGAACACTTTGTCCATTTGGCAGTCCAACAGTGATTGGTTGTGGTAAGGTGTAGATATGAGTTATTAGGTCAAGGGGGATACATATATGATCAGTTGCACCACTATCTATGATCCAAGCTCTAATTAAGTCATAGGCACATGATGTAACAAGATTATAAATGCAACTAGAAATGAATGCATAGACCAAGTCAGAAAAGGAAGTAGAGTTGATATCACCTTGAGAAGTTTGATGTGGAGCCTGTTGCATCATCAACATAAGTTGATTGAGCTGGTTCTGAAGTTGATCCATCCTGCAATGCATTGTTGGATCAGGAGCTTCTGTGGGTGGAGGACTGTTATGGAAGGGAGTCAGACCAGTGGAGCTTTGAGGAGTCTGAAATATGGCATTGACAGTCTTTGTCTTCTGATATGGAGGAGTCTTGAACTTTCCATGAAGTGGATGACCAAGTGGATAGCCAACAATTTGGTAGCATTCCTCCTTTGAATGTCCTTCTCTGTTACATTGGCCACAATAAACACCCTTCTTGAAAGGACTTTTCTTATCAGCCATGGGTTTTGGAATGTAAGATGTTTTTGCTTTGAATTGAGAGGTGAAGTTTTCTGAAATGATGAAGAAGTAGTGTAAGTGGAGAGGGCAGTAGGGACTACAGATGGCTTTGGTAATATCCCTTCCCTCTGTTTCTCTTCTTATCTAAGCATACCATAGGCTTTTGGAACTGAAGGTAAGGGTTGTTGCAATAGGATTTGTCCCCTGATGTTGGAGTAGCACTCATCAAGTCCCATAAGGAATTGGATCAATCTTTTCCTCTATTCCCTCTCACCATTGGTTTTCCCATTTTCACATGCACAATTACATATGCAGTCATAAGGTGCTTCAAGAGCATCAAGTTCATCCCAGAAACCTTTCATATTTTGATAATAGACTTCTATGCTCATgttattttgtttaagttgtgtAAGATCAGCAGTTATTTGAAACATTCTATGGCCATCTAATTGAGCATAATGATCTCCTAATTCTTTCCAAAGAGCAGAAGCAGTATGAACAAATCTTAAGTTGTTACCAGTTGATTCAGATACAGAGTTGAGGATCCAGGAGATTACCATGTCATTCGTTCTGTCCCAAACTGCTTTCAAAGGAGAATCAGTTGAAGGTTCTTTAAGCTCACCAGTAATGATTTTGAGTTTGTTCTTAGCACTTAATGCTATCATCATTGATCTTTTCCATGAACTATAATTCTCATTACCAGTAAGTTTCTTGGCAATCAAGATGAGTCCTGGATGATCATTTGGATGGAGATACAGGGGATGGTGGACTGATTCAATGTTATCAGACATGTTTGATGATGTAGGTGGTGTGGATGATTCAGTAATAGTTTCCGGCATGATTATTGAAGATAATTGGAATTTGTGAGTTCTAGggtttgagaaaaaaaaaaatcagatttcTGAAGTTAGGGTTTCAGGATTAAAAGAAATTGATTCCTAATTTTGTTAGGAATAGATTGAGAATATGATATTTGTAACCTCTAGAAGTTTCTAAAGATTGCAGAAATGGATtctttgaagaagaagaaagtatTTGAAGGAATACCAGTAAGATTGAAGGATTTGAAGATTGATGGATCAACTGTGGCGGAATCTGGTGATCGGAAAGTTGAGAATGATGATCAGAGATTATGGATgattgctctgataccataacAGAAACTGAAATTCAGAGAGAAAAGTGTGTGTAATTTCCATTTTCTattcttaatattaataattacaaTAAAAGAGCTATTTATACTTGAAATGAAGAAATAACCGTCTCTAACTAATCTGATAAGTTTGTTACAGATATTTACATAGTGAACCCTCTAACTTATAATCTTCACATCTCTGGCTTGAAACTTCAGTTATATTTTATTGCATTGAACAAGACTTTTGTATAATATGTTTTTCATCTTTGTGCTCCATCTCCTTGTTGTACAAGAGTTTACTttgattgtgttttctttctgcTGTAATATAGCTTCAGATGCATTACATGTATCTTTAGATATAATGGTCGACATCGGTTATCTGGGACGGTGAAGCCACCAAGCGTCGACACATCGACCGTTAAGTGCCACATATCATGTAAACAAGTTGAGGTGCAAATTTCTTATCAAACAACAAATTGTGAAAAAGAGTGGTGACGTGGCTTTGTTGCTCGTGTGTGTTTCATTTCTATGTACATCACTGAGTCTGaattggaaaaatatatatatatttaaagagaAGATCATAATAATGATCCgactagttttttaaaaaagaaaaacaaatagtcactattaaaaaaattaatggtgTCCGACAAACTACACAAGAATACAAGATGCAAAATTTACAGCCGTAACATTTCATATCACAAAAATGTATACAAGGTTCAACTGTGAAATACCAGGATACTTCATTACTCATTAGGTATAGTCGTATGGAGATACTTTAAGCGTCCCAAATGGTTGACGTCTTGATTATcttaaaccaaaataaaaaagttaaattatgaAGCTCTGATTAATTCCTTTACGTGGTCGTTTTCTCCTTGGATTGGCACTAATCATGCACGAAAAAGCATTAACGAGCTCTGTATCCTCAACGTTCACTAGGATTTTGGCAGCATCCGGATTGGCAAGCAATTGTTTTGCAACAACGTATCCAGCAATGGACCATGTCTGAAAAAGACGGGCTTGTTTCCCGATGAATCTTGCTCTTTTAGTATCATAATATTCAGGCCACTTATCTCTTGCTATCCGTCTCTCTGCAACTTTGACAGCGTTTTCAGCAATTTCGGGTCTATTCATCTTTATGCTTGCAACAGTAAGCTGAGTAGAAcgacaaacaaaaaaaattatcactGCAAGCAATTGGTAACAAATCCAACCCATTTAAGAAAACCAGAGCCATTCAGGTTGCATTTTTTTCATAATCATATGGTGTCAAACTGGTAAGATCCAAAAAAGTAGCAATAATGAAAACGGGCCAGACAGGtggaaataaaattttatttgaatgcttATAACCGTTTAAattgtttaatgaaattttatgaTTATCTTTATTAAGGTTTTTCTGATCATATTTGATAATTATTACAATATTCTCTAAGAAAATAACAGAACTGTTGGCGGGGTTAACTCGACCAGTCATGATCCAATGCTTAAAACCCTTCAATCAATATAAATAGTATctaaatataaaactttttgcTTAGTAAATGAAATTCGGAGATGAGCGAAAAAAGTGACTCATCTTGGACCTTCACCCAACGTAACTGTCCCGCTATGACCCCCCTTTAGGGCTGTCAATGGGTTCGGGtttgggttggcgggttgaaaATCTCtaaccctaacccaacccactaacCTGAAAAAATCGGGTTggcgggtcaaatgggttggtggTTTGGCGGGTTGACaggttgatttcaggtcaaacAGGTCATATGGGTCGTGGGTTGGTGGGTCAAACAGATTGGTGGATCgacctattaaaaaaattatatagatttAAATTCTTGTGTTAGTGGATTAGCGGGTTGGCGGgtcgagatttcacaaccctaacctgatttttttcgggttgggtcgaGATTCAAAACCTAGCCGCCCCtttatattaaaacaaagaaCTAAAATCATTTCTATGTGCCAAGATCTAAAAAGTACATAATATAGAATGGGAATGACATCAAGctaaaacaataaacaatacATCAATAAATACTTCCTCACCAtgaaaattgtaattttatcttttctgaATGACCCAGGTTAGAATTATATATgcacattatcatcattacagATACACTGATAGCTAATGGTTTACtacttatttaaaaaataatcatgtGAAATAGTTCTAGCAGGAAAGCAGAGGCAAAAGAATACATAATTAAACATGAAACTAACCTGCCAGAGTAAAGTTGGCCACGAACCTCCATTATGGTAAGACCAAGGCCTACATTATAGAAAATTGATGTCATGAAATAATAGAGATAAAAACTTTGACGCATTTACATCTGCATCGTATGGGGTGGGGTGCTTGTGATAAGCTGCCTTGGATATGAggaattctaaaaaaaattaaaaaatctcgGGACTGTCCGAGTCTAATTCCAAATTCCTATCGTCAACTTGGGCTCATTGGGTCGATTTAGGTTATGTTTAATCCATATAAAGTGAAATAAGTAGAACACTAAAACTAGCTTAGAAAGCAAACAGTTCAAATGCGTAGACGCCGTGGTGTTTAATGCATAAATCCTCTTGactcattttctttaacaatatatagtgctttaaaaaaaaaacaaccatgTTCAGTTGTTCACAGAAAAACTAAACTTTATGGTCAAAAAGGGATTCTGGTCATTCTGACCTGGCACATTTCGACCTTGACCAAAAGTACTTGTTTTGACCTGTCCCGCCCAACTTAATACCTCTATGAAAATTTATTTTCAGCTTTTAAGATTAATAAAATCTAACCAACACCAAGTCTAAGACATTACGTGTTTTTGGGATCGCTGCCTGTAATAATCCGCCATTCTTGACCATCAAGAGCAGGATAACAGATCTTCAATGGCATATCACCAACGAGATCTCCCCATTTGGCGTCATACAGATCCAGAATAGCATGGGACTGATCTGGTGTTGCAAGGCTGCTTACAATAGACCACAAATTTCCAAGAGAAAAAAAGCGGAAGTCCATATGAGCCGGTTGCAAGTTTCCAATCATATAACCTCCTTTATTAGGCATCCATTCAACTAGCCATGGTGGGATTTGATCcggatatatattaaatttattaacagCATCGTATGAATATTCTTCCGTCTTGTAGCGGTATATTTCATTAAGCTTTCTCATATCAATCCAATAATATTCTCTAACATGAAATGACAATGCAACGAGACGATTATTAAGCGCGGTAATAAGGTCTGCTGATGCATCTTCACGGATCAGCATCTCCTTCGCAGAGAGTAATGCAGAATAGAATAATGCCTGGAtgggaaaataaaaataaaatgctcatacaaaaacttaaattttgatTATCAAATTAAGTGGTGGCAATATGGGCGGGTTAGGTAATTGCAAATCACCTTAACCTGAAAACAAGTACCTGTATTTCCAAGGGATGTCCATGAATTCCCATACGTCTATCTATCATGCAAGAACCATCAGTCACCAGTAGAGTTGGAAACATGTCAAAACCATCAGCAAGACATAGCTTTAGAATCATCTTAATTCCAGTTTGAACGTCAACTCTTTCTTGAACAGAAAGGTCCCCAGTACATTTCCCATATGCACGCAACAATATGATCCACCATAATCCTGAAATACACATTGTCTAAGGTCAGGTGGTTAACTAATTAAAAAGCGGCTACTAGGCCTGTACCTCATGCAGCAGCCGTTAATAGATAGGGATGCACACTATCGcaagtagaggtggcaaaattgTCTGAATGGGTTGGCTCATAAGCACTATATTAATCTTCTACTAATTAATgtgttaatatataattacaaagACCCATATTATTACAATGATAATAATCTAATTCCTTTTAGTAAAGCGATGTAGAAGCTTTGATGGATTTGAAAACACTTTGTAGAACTTTTGCTTGCTCGACTCATTTGGCCTGTTTCATATTTAGCTAGATCTTTTAGTTTAATCCATTTGAGAAGccagagataaaacataaccaaatCGACCcgatatagaaatatataaaatggGATGAAATCATACTCACCAGAATCAACTGGTGCCACACGACCAATGG includes the following:
- the LOC122595716 gene encoding uncharacterized protein LOC122595716, producing MPETITESSTPPTSSNMSDNIESVHHPLYLHPNDHPGLILIAKKLTGNENYSSWKRSMMIALSAKNKLKIITGELKEPSTDSPLKAVWDRTNDMVISWILNSVSESTGNNLRFVHTASALWKELGDHYAQLDGHRMFQITADLTQLKQNNMSIEVYYQNMKGFWDELDALEAPYDCICNCACENGKTNGERE
- the LOC122603923 gene encoding alkaline/neutral invertase E, chloroplastic translates to MVIYNSMAATSEGVLQVLCAAKPSISNITSRRKIYNRISAFSRKSDRNDRFSCLSCKCQKIDSVHDVVSERSETFVNGDVSTNGNGAFSSILGLDGISSLEEEAWELLRASMVYYCGNPVGTIAANDPSDSSILNYDQVFIRDFIPSGIAFLLKGEYDIVRNFILHTLQLQSWEKTMDCHSPGQGLMPASFKVRTVPLDGDDSATEDILDPDFGEAAIGRVAPVDSGLWWIILLRAYGKCTGDLSVQERVDVQTGIKMILKLCLADGFDMFPTLLVTDGSCMIDRRMGIHGHPLEIQALFYSALLSAKEMLIREDASADLITALNNRLVALSFHVREYYWIDMRKLNEIYRYKTEEYSYDAVNKFNIYPDQIPPWLVEWMPNKGGYMIGNLQPAHMDFRFFSLGNLWSIVSSLATPDQSHAILDLYDAKWGDLVGDMPLKICYPALDGQEWRIITGSDPKNTPWSYHNGGSWPTLLWQLTVASIKMNRPEIAENAVKVAERRIARDKWPEYYDTKRARFIGKQARLFQTWSIAGYVVAKQLLANPDAAKILVNVEDTELVNAFSCMISANPRRKRPRKGINQSFII